A region of Polyangiaceae bacterium DNA encodes the following proteins:
- the pstB gene encoding phosphate ABC transporter ATP-binding protein, which produces MMQSSLPLVRVAESTRPARAKTRQSTPPAADAPKMRADTLKAYFGATEVLKGVTLPVEDKHVTAIIGPSGCGKSTFIRCLNRMHEVVPGARVAGKVLLDQEDIYARDVDPVRVRRRVGMVFQKPNPFPTMTIRENVLAGLKLNGIRPKDPEELTERVLRQVALWDEVKDVLGRSGTSLSGGQQQRLCIARSLALEPEVLLMDEPCSALDPIATARVEELIHELRERYTIVIVTHNMQQAARVADFTAFFYLGELVEYDRTDVIFTRPSEKQTEDYITGRFG; this is translated from the coding sequence ATGATGCAAAGCTCCCTACCCCTGGTCCGCGTCGCCGAGTCCACGCGCCCCGCGCGGGCCAAAACCCGCCAGAGCACCCCGCCCGCGGCGGACGCTCCGAAGATGCGCGCCGACACCCTGAAGGCCTACTTCGGAGCCACCGAGGTCCTGAAAGGCGTGACCTTGCCCGTCGAGGACAAGCACGTGACGGCGATCATCGGTCCTTCGGGCTGCGGCAAGTCCACCTTCATCCGCTGTCTGAACCGCATGCACGAGGTGGTGCCGGGCGCCCGGGTCGCGGGCAAGGTGCTGCTCGACCAAGAGGACATCTACGCCCGGGACGTGGACCCGGTTCGGGTCCGGCGCCGCGTCGGGATGGTGTTCCAGAAGCCGAACCCCTTCCCGACCATGACCATCCGGGAGAACGTACTGGCCGGGCTCAAGCTGAACGGCATCCGCCCCAAGGACCCCGAGGAGCTGACCGAGCGCGTCCTGCGCCAGGTCGCGCTCTGGGACGAGGTCAAGGACGTCCTCGGCCGCTCGGGCACCAGCCTGAGCGGCGGCCAGCAACAGCGCCTGTGCATCGCCCGCTCCTTGGCACTCGAGCCGGAGGTGCTACTCATGGACGAGCCGTGCTCGGCGCTGGACCCAATCGCCACGGCACGGGTCGAAGAGCTCATCCACGAGCTGCGCGAGCGGTACACGATCGTGATCGTCACCCACAACATGCAGCAAGCGGCGCGCGTCGCCGACTTCACCGCTTTCTTCTACCTGGGCGAGCTGGTGGAGTACGACCGGACGGACGTGATCTTCACCCGGCCGAGCGAGAAGCAGACCGAGGACTACATCACGGGGCGGTTCGGATGA
- the pstS gene encoding phosphate ABC transporter substrate-binding protein PstS, translating into MISRRNAVSVLVCLPIALALGCSKTEGTAAGPAGSGSAAPATGQVTLVGAGATFPYPLYSKWMSEYNKVNPNVRINYQSIGSGGGIRQVSAGTVDFGASDAPMTADEVQKAPAKLHHIPSTLGAVIITYNVPGVSGPLKLSAEAVSGIFLGTIKKWNDPKLVEANSDAKLPDKDIAVVYRSDGSGTTAVFTDYLVKVSPEFKDKVGAGKSVKWPVGLGAKGNEGVTGQVKTTPFTVGYVELAYARQNKLPIAHVKNKAGKFVEPKPESITAAAAGVEVDDTLTASLADPPGEAAYPISAFTYLLVYEDAKNKVKGEAIAKFLWWALHDGQKHAAELDYAPLPESLIKKTEERIKSLRSGNEKLLSGG; encoded by the coding sequence ATGATTTCCCGAAGGAATGCGGTGAGCGTGTTGGTGTGTCTGCCGATCGCCCTGGCGCTCGGCTGCTCGAAGACCGAAGGCACGGCGGCTGGCCCGGCAGGGAGCGGCTCGGCGGCTCCTGCGACCGGACAGGTGACCCTGGTCGGCGCCGGCGCGACCTTCCCCTACCCGCTCTACAGCAAGTGGATGAGCGAGTACAACAAGGTCAACCCGAACGTCCGCATCAACTACCAGTCCATCGGCTCGGGCGGCGGCATTCGGCAGGTCAGCGCCGGCACCGTGGACTTCGGCGCGAGCGACGCGCCCATGACCGCCGACGAAGTGCAGAAGGCCCCGGCGAAGCTGCACCACATCCCGTCCACGTTGGGCGCGGTCATCATCACCTACAACGTGCCGGGCGTGAGCGGCCCGCTGAAGCTGAGCGCCGAGGCTGTCTCGGGCATCTTCCTCGGCACGATCAAGAAGTGGAACGATCCCAAGCTCGTCGAGGCCAACTCGGACGCGAAGCTGCCCGACAAGGACATCGCGGTCGTCTACCGCTCCGACGGCAGCGGCACGACCGCCGTCTTCACCGACTACCTGGTCAAGGTCTCGCCGGAGTTCAAGGACAAGGTCGGCGCCGGCAAGAGCGTGAAGTGGCCGGTGGGACTGGGCGCCAAGGGCAACGAGGGCGTCACCGGCCAGGTGAAGACCACTCCCTTCACCGTCGGCTACGTCGAGCTGGCCTATGCGCGACAGAACAAGCTGCCCATCGCCCACGTCAAGAACAAGGCCGGCAAGTTCGTCGAGCCCAAGCCGGAGAGCATCACTGCCGCAGCGGCTGGCGTCGAGGTGGATGACACGCTGACCGCCTCCCTGGCCGATCCCCCGGGTGAGGCGGCGTACCCGATCTCCGCGTTCACCTATCTCCTGGTCTACGAGGACGCCAAGAACAAGGTCAAAGGCGAGGCCATCGCCAAATTCCTGTGGTGGGCGCTCCACGACGGACAGAAGCACGCGGCGGAGCTGGACTACGCGCCGCTGCCGGAGAGCTTGATCAAGAAGACCGAAGAGCGCATCAAGTCGCTGCGCTCCGGCAACGAGAAGCTGCTCTCTGGCGGGTGA
- the pstC gene encoding phosphate ABC transporter permease subunit PstC, with translation MSSRTEVPLVRKRPGWLARLGPEVNLGDFLFRGVASLFAMAIVLVLAAMALEMWTAARPSIEHSGWRFIVGRDWDPVRDSFGALPFIYGTLVSSLLALCISVPISLGVAIFLTELAPAWLRAPVSFLVELLAAVPSVIYGLWGIFALAPFLRNHLEPFLGKTLGFLPLFQGPHQGFGMLAGGIILAIMITPTISSVSREVLRAVPDTLREGALALGSTRWEALRFAILPYARSGIIGAIILGLGRALGETMAITMVIGNRADISTSLFAPGYTMASVIANEFTEATGDVYLGALAEIGLLLFAVTLILNVIARLLVWRVGRLPQGARS, from the coding sequence ATGAGCTCGCGGACGGAAGTCCCCCTGGTTCGCAAGCGGCCCGGCTGGCTCGCGCGCCTCGGCCCCGAGGTGAACCTCGGCGACTTTCTGTTCCGCGGCGTGGCGAGCTTGTTCGCCATGGCCATCGTGCTGGTGCTGGCCGCCATGGCGCTGGAGATGTGGACGGCCGCCCGGCCGTCCATCGAGCACTCCGGCTGGCGCTTCATCGTGGGGCGGGACTGGGATCCGGTGCGCGACTCGTTCGGCGCGCTCCCCTTCATCTACGGCACCCTCGTCTCGTCGCTCTTGGCCCTCTGCATCTCGGTGCCGATCTCCCTGGGCGTCGCCATCTTCCTGACCGAGCTCGCTCCGGCCTGGTTGCGGGCACCGGTCAGCTTCCTGGTCGAGCTGCTCGCGGCGGTACCCAGCGTCATCTACGGCCTGTGGGGCATCTTCGCGCTGGCGCCGTTCCTCAGGAATCACCTGGAGCCCTTCCTGGGCAAGACGCTGGGCTTTCTGCCGCTGTTCCAGGGGCCGCACCAGGGCTTCGGCATGCTGGCGGGCGGCATCATCCTCGCCATCATGATCACGCCGACCATCTCGAGCGTGTCCCGCGAGGTGCTGCGCGCGGTCCCGGACACGCTCCGCGAGGGCGCCCTGGCCCTGGGCTCGACCCGCTGGGAGGCGCTCCGCTTCGCCATCCTGCCCTACGCCCGCTCGGGCATCATCGGCGCGATCATCCTGGGCCTGGGTCGCGCGCTGGGCGAGACGATGGCCATCACCATGGTGATCGGCAATCGCGCGGACATCAGCACCTCGCTGTTCGCCCCCGGCTACACCATGGCCAGCGTCATCGCCAACGAGTTCACCGAGGCGACGGGTGACGTCTACCTGGGCGCGCTGGCGGAGATCGGCCTCTTGTTGTTCGCGGTGACGCTGATCCTGAACGTCATCGCTCGCCTCTTGGTGTGGCGCGTCGGACGCCTCCCGCAGGGAGCCCGCTCATGA
- the phoU gene encoding phosphate signaling complex protein PhoU, translating to MTSLQRHTDREYEAELEKLREQVLLMGARTEELLAQAMRAFSERDAELARLTIRIDNQIDQLELDIDQLCLKILARRQPVASDLRFITTTMKLVTDLERMGDLGVNVCERVIELAAEPPLPATTSVTRIAEAALAMLHDALDAFVAGNTEAAEEVIERDGQVDAYYAQLFPELLQLMMKDSDSVFRATRLQSIAKYLERIADHATNIAEMVVFMVRGKDVRHAFALSRGDG from the coding sequence ATGACATCTCTGCAAAGGCACACTGATCGCGAGTACGAGGCGGAGCTCGAGAAGCTCCGGGAGCAGGTGCTCTTGATGGGGGCCCGGACCGAGGAGCTGCTCGCCCAGGCGATGCGTGCGTTCAGCGAGCGCGACGCGGAGCTCGCCCGGCTCACCATTCGCATCGACAACCAAATCGACCAGCTCGAGCTCGACATCGACCAGCTGTGCCTGAAGATCCTCGCCCGTCGCCAGCCGGTAGCCAGCGACCTGCGCTTCATCACCACGACCATGAAGCTGGTCACGGATCTCGAGCGCATGGGGGACCTCGGCGTGAACGTCTGCGAGCGCGTGATCGAGCTGGCAGCGGAGCCGCCACTGCCCGCCACCACCAGCGTGACTCGCATCGCCGAAGCCGCCCTGGCCATGCTGCACGACGCCCTGGACGCCTTCGTCGCCGGCAACACCGAGGCGGCCGAAGAGGTCATCGAGCGCGACGGGCAGGTGGACGCCTACTACGCCCAGCTCTTCCCGGAGCTGCTCCAGCTGATGATGAAGGACTCCGATAGCGTGTTCCGCGCGACCCGCCTACAGTCGATCGCGAAGTACCTGGAGCGCATCGCCGACCACGCCACGAACATCGCGGAGATGGTGGTGTTCATGGTGCGCGGCAAGGACGTCCGCCACGCCTTCGCGCTGTCGCGCGGCGACGGGTGA
- a CDS encoding GAF domain-containing protein — protein sequence MESELKRLTRAYQALCSCQSQIVRAASEQEMLDSVCRTLVDVGRYRMAWVGYAEHDPQRTVRPVAVAGEEAGYLSSIRVSWADDVHGHGPSGTAIRTGQPHVNRDSDTNPAFAPWREDALRRGFRSSVALPLSAEGEVFGALSVYSAEPDAFDGHECSLLIRFAEDLAFGVSALRARRSLAQRDTEARQLVRELGERVKELTALHQGARLLLQGTGTVEDRLPELARLLPPAMEHPEHTTACISYAGHTYATEGHAPSARVLSAQFETAAGGRGSVEVDDHGPADREGAFLPEERALLASLADMLRVALDRQQAVEALRSANERMNLAFEAAGMGVWEWDVAENQVRWSEHLARMVGLVGEQRGPFGEQRELIHPDDRERLYQRLERAGRGEDDLRGMEFRIVRAGGGWRQMLARARFFPEPPARPTRILVVLLDVSERHALEEGFRQAQKVEALGQVAAGVAHDFNNLVTVLLGAAEALREQAPANASWRPLVEDVSEASERARRLTAQLLTFSRKSKFQPAAVDVCDLVTRLEPVLTRLVGEAAELRFELDLGAGRVWADPAQIEQVVMNLVVNARDAMPEGGRLTVKTHASEVVGRSGAGAGPARYAVIEVSDSGPGIAPAIQERIFEPFFTTKGVGNGTGLGLALVTRVAREWQGFVELESSPGRGATFRVLLPRLAE from the coding sequence TTGGAGAGCGAGCTAAAACGCCTGACGCGGGCCTACCAAGCGCTGTGCTCGTGCCAGAGCCAGATCGTGCGCGCCGCGTCGGAGCAGGAGATGCTCGATTCGGTGTGCCGAACGCTGGTCGACGTCGGGCGCTACCGCATGGCTTGGGTCGGGTACGCCGAGCACGATCCGCAGCGAACGGTCCGGCCCGTGGCGGTCGCGGGTGAAGAGGCCGGCTACCTGAGCTCGATTCGCGTCAGCTGGGCAGACGACGTCCACGGTCACGGCCCGAGCGGCACCGCCATCCGCACCGGCCAGCCTCATGTCAACCGCGACAGCGACACGAACCCCGCGTTCGCGCCCTGGCGGGAGGACGCCCTGAGGCGTGGATTCCGCTCCTCGGTGGCGCTGCCGCTGTCAGCGGAGGGGGAGGTGTTCGGCGCGCTGTCCGTCTACTCGGCGGAGCCCGACGCGTTCGACGGCCACGAGTGCTCGCTGCTCATCCGCTTCGCCGAGGACCTGGCGTTCGGGGTGAGCGCCTTGCGCGCGCGCCGGAGCCTGGCGCAGCGCGACACCGAAGCCCGACAGTTGGTCCGCGAGCTGGGTGAACGCGTCAAGGAGCTCACGGCGCTGCACCAGGGAGCGCGCCTGTTGTTGCAGGGCACTGGCACCGTGGAGGACAGACTCCCGGAGCTGGCTCGCCTGCTGCCTCCCGCGATGGAGCATCCAGAGCACACGACCGCCTGCATCAGCTACGCGGGCCACACCTACGCGACCGAAGGGCACGCACCTTCGGCTCGAGTGCTGAGCGCGCAGTTCGAGACGGCCGCGGGCGGGCGTGGCTCGGTCGAGGTCGACGATCATGGCCCGGCCGACCGGGAAGGCGCGTTCCTTCCCGAAGAGCGCGCCCTCCTGGCATCGCTCGCGGACATGCTGCGGGTCGCGCTCGATCGGCAGCAGGCGGTGGAGGCGCTGCGGTCGGCGAACGAGCGCATGAACCTGGCCTTCGAGGCCGCGGGCATGGGTGTCTGGGAGTGGGACGTCGCCGAAAACCAGGTGCGCTGGTCCGAGCACCTGGCCCGCATGGTGGGGCTCGTCGGGGAGCAGCGCGGCCCCTTCGGGGAGCAGCGCGAGCTGATCCACCCGGACGACCGCGAGCGCCTGTACCAAAGGCTGGAGCGCGCGGGCCGAGGTGAGGACGACCTCCGCGGTATGGAGTTCCGGATCGTTCGCGCCGGAGGCGGCTGGCGCCAGATGCTGGCGCGCGCGCGGTTCTTCCCCGAGCCGCCCGCTCGTCCCACCCGCATCCTGGTGGTGCTGCTCGACGTCAGCGAGCGGCACGCGCTGGAGGAGGGGTTTCGCCAGGCGCAGAAGGTCGAAGCCCTCGGCCAGGTCGCGGCCGGTGTCGCCCACGACTTCAACAACCTGGTGACGGTGCTCCTGGGCGCCGCCGAGGCGCTCCGCGAGCAGGCCCCGGCGAACGCTTCATGGCGTCCGCTGGTGGAGGACGTGTCGGAGGCCAGCGAGCGCGCCCGACGACTGACCGCCCAGCTGCTCACCTTCTCACGCAAGAGCAAGTTCCAGCCGGCGGCGGTGGACGTCTGCGACCTGGTGACCCGGCTCGAGCCCGTCCTGACGCGCTTGGTCGGCGAGGCCGCCGAGCTGCGCTTCGAGCTCGATCTCGGCGCCGGCAGGGTCTGGGCCGACCCTGCGCAGATCGAACAAGTGGTGATGAACCTGGTCGTGAACGCGCGCGACGCCATGCCAGAGGGCGGGCGGCTGACGGTGAAGACGCACGCGAGCGAGGTCGTCGGCCGCTCGGGGGCGGGCGCCGGCCCCGCGCGCTACGCGGTGATCGAGGTGAGCGACTCCGGTCCCGGCATCGCCCCGGCGATTCAGGAGCGCATCTTCGAGCCGTTCTTCACCACCAAAGGAGTCGGCAACGGCACGGGGCTCGGCCTTGCGCTGGTGACCCGGGTCGCGCGGGAGTGGCAAGGCTTCGTGGAGCTGGAGAGCTCGCCGGGCCGCGGCGCGACGTTTCGCGTGCTCCTGCCTCGGCTGGCGGAGTGA
- the pstA gene encoding phosphate ABC transporter permease PstA: protein MMKHTRRKLVDAVVRGACLVATLLALIPLGLVLFYVASRGIGGIDAAFFTELPKPVGETGGGMANALVGTLELVGLACLFGIPPGVLAGVYLAEFGNHRFAKLVRFSADVMSGIPSITVGIFVYTLIVLRTKSFSALAGGVALAVLMLPTITRTTEELLRLVPESLREAALGLGVPKWRATLRVVLRTAAPGIATGIMLAVARVAGETAPLLFTAFNNSFWPSGLAQPTASLPVQIYTYAVSPYDDWHQKAWAAALVLVGMVLILNVSARLLVRNRVRSR, encoded by the coding sequence ATGATGAAGCATACGCGGCGCAAGCTCGTGGACGCGGTGGTGCGCGGCGCTTGCCTGGTAGCCACGCTGCTCGCGCTGATCCCGCTGGGTCTGGTGCTGTTCTACGTGGCTTCCCGAGGCATCGGCGGCATCGACGCGGCCTTCTTCACGGAGCTGCCGAAACCCGTCGGGGAGACCGGCGGCGGCATGGCCAACGCGCTGGTCGGCACCTTGGAGCTGGTGGGCCTCGCTTGTCTGTTCGGCATTCCGCCCGGCGTTCTGGCCGGTGTGTACCTGGCCGAGTTCGGCAACCACCGCTTCGCCAAGCTGGTGCGCTTCTCCGCCGACGTGATGTCCGGCATCCCCAGCATCACCGTCGGCATCTTCGTCTACACGCTGATCGTGCTCAGGACCAAGAGCTTCTCGGCCTTGGCCGGCGGCGTCGCCCTCGCCGTGCTCATGCTGCCGACCATCACCCGCACCACGGAAGAGCTGCTTCGCTTGGTGCCCGAGTCGCTGCGCGAAGCGGCGCTCGGTCTGGGTGTCCCCAAGTGGCGCGCAACCTTGCGCGTGGTGCTACGCACCGCGGCGCCGGGCATCGCCACTGGAATCATGCTGGCGGTCGCGCGCGTCGCCGGTGAGACGGCCCCGCTCTTGTTCACCGCCTTCAACAACTCGTTCTGGCCGAGCGGGCTCGCCCAACCCACGGCCTCCTTGCCGGTGCAGATCTACACCTACGCCGTCTCGCCGTACGACGACTGGCACCAGAAGGCCTGGGCCGCCGCGCTGGTGTTGGTCGGCATGGTCCTGATCTTGAACGTCTCCGCTCGCCTGTTGGTGAGAAACCGCGTGAGGTCCCGATGA